DNA from Nocardioides yefusunii:
CAGGAGAAGAGGTGTGGCGCGCGGCTCAGCCGACGACGGCGACCCGGTTCACGTCGACCCGCAGCCGGACCTGCGCGCCCACCACCGCTCCGGCATCCAGCGGGGCGACCGCGTCGAGGCTCCCGGCGCCGTCCACCTCGACCCGCAGTCGGACCTGCTCCGGCGTGGAGGCCAACGCCGTCACCTGCGCCTCCAGCGCCGCTCCCGGACGCCCGGGCTCCATGAGGCGCAGCGCCGAACGACGCACCGCGAGCACCCCGGCCGGTCCGAGGGCGACGCCGGCCGCTGCCGCGACGGTGCGGGCCGCGTCGTCACGCAGGACGTGGGCGTATCCCAGGAACGCTGCCGCGCGCGGCGTTGCAGGAGCAGCCCACACCTGTGCGATCGGCCCCTCCTGCTCGAGGTGTCCGTCGAAGAGGACCGCGAGCCGGTCGGCGACCGCGAACGCCTCCTCGTGGTCGTGGGTGACCATGACGGCCGTCGTCCCCGAGGCCCGCAGGATCCGACGCAGGTCGTCGGCGAGGCTCTCGCGCAGTGCCGCGTCGAGGGCGGAGAGAGGTTCGTCGAGCAGCAACAGTCGCGGCTCGACCGCCAGGGCGCGGGCCAGGGCGACGCGCTGACGTTCGCCGCCCGAGAGCTGGGCCGGGCGACGCGAGCCGTAGCCGGCGAGCCCCACGAGGTCGAGGAGTTCGGTGACGCGGGCGGCGACCTTCGCCTTCGGCACCCGACGCAGCCCCAGGGCGTAACCGACGTTGCCGGCGACGTCGAGGTGGTCGAAGAGCTGACCGTCCTGGAACATCAGCGCGAACCCGCGACGGTGGGTGGGGACGCGAGCGAGGTCGTCACCGTCGAAGGTGACCCGACCGGCGGTGACGGGTTCGAGGCCGGCGACCGCTCGCAGCAACGTCGACTTCCCCGAGCCCGACGGGCCGAGCACGGCCAGCACCTCGCCGCGCGGCAATGTCAGGGAGACGTCACGGACGAAGTCGGCGCCGTCGTAGGCGACGTTGACGTGCTCGACGGCCAGAGCCACCTCCGGCGGAACAACACCCGTCGGAGCCGCGTCATCAGCAGGGTGATCGGCACTCATCAGAACGCTCCTTGGGCCGGCACCCGCAGGCGCTCGACGAGGGACATCACCGTCGCGGTCACGACGGCCAGGACGACGGCGGCCGCGAGCGCGGTGCCATAGTTGCTCGCACCGGGTTGCCCCAGGAGCCGGAAGATCACCAGCGGTAGCGTGACGTCGTCGCCGCGGGCCAGGAACGACGTGGCACCGAACTCGCCCAGCGACGTCGCGAACGCGAACCCGCTGGCTGCCAGCAGCGGCTTCCAGACCACTGGCAGGTCGACGGTGGCCAGCGTTCGCAACGGGCCTGCCCCCAGCGAGGCGGCGGCCTGACGTTGCCGGTCGTCGATCCCGGAGAGCACCGGCACCAGGACCCGCACCACCAGCGGCAACGCCACCAGCGCCTGGGCCAGCGGCACCAGCAGCGGCGAGTTGCGCAGGTCCAGCGGCGGTTCGTCGAGGGTGATCAGCAGACCGAAACCGAGCGTCACCGCGGAGACGCCGAGCGGCAGCATGAAGAGGCCGTCCAGGACGGCGCGGGCGCGTCGTTCACCGCGGGTGCGCGAGGGGCGGGTCGCGACCAGCGCGACCAGTGCTCCCAGCAGCAGCGCCATCCAGGTCGCGTCGACGGCGGTGCGCAGCGAGGTGCCGAGCGCGTCGAGCACCGGGGCCGCGAGGGTGGGTGCAGCCGGACCGGACCCGGCCAGCGCGCGGTAGTTGTCGAGCCCCCAGACGTAGCCCTCAGGTGTGTTGACCCGCAGCGACCCCTGGAGCAGCGCGAAGAGCGGGGCCAGGACGAGGAGCAGCAGGAGCGCGGTCACGACGAGCGCCGGCAGGTCGCGCCGGGACGGACGACGCGGCGCGACGCTGCGGCGCTGGACCCGGGCCGCCGGGACCCGGGCCTTGGCGCTGACCAGGAGCAGCACCGTCACCACCAGCAACTGCACCACCGACAGCGCAGCCGCACCGGGGAGATCGAAGAGGGTGGTGGTGAGCAGGTAGATCTCGGTCTCCACCGTCGAGTACCGCACGCCGCCCAAGGTCAGGACGATGCCGAACGCGGTCGCACAGAAGAGGAAGACCACCGACGCGGCGGAGACCACCGAAGGGCGCAGCGACGGCCATGTCACCGTCCGCAGCACCTGCAGCGGGGTCGCCCCCAGCGCTGCAGCGGCCTCGGCAGGACGCGGGTCGAGCGACTCCCAGGCCGCACCGACAGTGCGGATCACCACCGAGGCGTTGAAGAAGGCCAGGCCGAGCACGATCGCGGTCAGGGTGCCGTCGACCCCGAGGAACCCGAGCGGACCGCCCTCCCCCAGCAACTGCCGGAACGCCGCGCCCACCACCACGGTGGGCAGCACGAACGGCACCAGCAGCAGTGACCGCAACGCCCGTCGTCCGGGCAGATCGAGGCGGCTCAGGCAGTACGCCGCGGGCAGCCCCAACAGCAACGAGAAGGACGTGCCCGCGACCGCGAGTCCGAGCGTCGTGGCCAGGACCCGCCCGGTGCGTTCGCGGGTCAGGACGTCGAGCGCCGGGGCGAGGGTGAAGGAGCCGTCGACGACGAAGCCCTGGGCGACCATCCCGGCCACGGGCAGGAGGAAGAAGATCCCCAGCACCGCGACCGGGAGGGCCGCCAGAACGACGAACGTGAGTGGACGACGCCACCCGAGGGGTGCGTTCACGTCACCAGACCATCACGGATCGGGGCCGTCACCGATGTCGAGCGCGTCGTCAGCGGGTGACGACGTCGTTCCAGGCCCGCAGCCAGGTCTCGCGGTTCTCAGCGATCTCGGCAGGGCTGACGGCCAGCACCTTCTCGGGGTCCGGCTGAACGGCGTGCTTGGCCCAGTCGGCGGGCAGGGTCGCGTCGTCGGAGACCGGGAAGACGTACATCGAGTCCGGGAGGACGTCCTGGACGTCCTTGCTGAGCAGGAAATCCAGCAGCTTCTTCGCGTTCTCGGGGTGCTCGGCGCCGCGGAGGACTCCGGCGTACTCGACCTGCGCGAAGCAGGTGTCGAGCAGTGCCGCGGTGGTGCTGCGGTCGCCGTCGAGGGTGAAGGCGGGCGAGGAGTCGTAGGAGACGACGATCGGCCGGTTGCCCTTCTCCGACGCGGCGGTGAAGTCGGTGTAGTAGGCCTCGGTCCAGCCGTCGACGACCTTCGCGCCGTTGCCGAGGAGGCCGGCCCAGTACTCCTGCCAGTCGTCGCCCTGCGCGGCGATCGTGGCGAGCAGGAACGACAGACCCGGAGACGACGTGCTCGCGCCCGGCACCACGAGCAGGTCGCGGTAGGTGGGGTCGAGGAGGTCGTCGAGCGTCTTCGGGGGCTCGATCTTCTGCTTCGTGAACCAGTCGGTGTCGACGTTGACGCAGACGTTGGCCTCGTCGACGGGGACGAGACGGTCGGCACCCTCGGCGAGCGCGTACTTCTCCGCGCCCGCCGGGAGGGTGACGCCGTGAGCGGCGAACGCGCCGGCGTCGAGGACCCGGGAGGCGAAGGTGGTGTCGATCCCGAAGACGACGTCGCCTCGCGGGTTGTCGGGGTTGAGTGCGAGCTCGGTGGCGATCGACCCGGCGTCGCCTGCGGCGATCACCCGGAGCTCCAGGCCGGTGGTCGACTCGAACTCCGCGATCACGTCGTCGGGCAGTTCGAACGACTCGTGGGTGAGGAGGCTGACGACGTTCTCCTGCGGCGCGTCGCCGTCGTTGCCGCCGAGGACGCTGCACCCGCTGACGGACAGCGTGGCCGCGACGAGCGTGGCGGTGAGGGCCGCGAGACGGCCGGTGGGACGAAGGTGGGCATGCGTGCGCACGGTCATCGATGGACTCCCTATCGCCGGTGCTAACCGGATCAGGTTCGGAGGGTCTGCGGCGGTTCCGCACTCTCAGCACGCTTGGCCGACCGTTGCCGGCCGACGTGCTCCCCTGTCTGTTGCCGCACACCCTAGCCGTGGGCCTCGGGCCCGCCGGAAACGGGTTGTTCACCGGACGCGGGGAGTGTTCATGCAACCGGACCAGAGCCACAACATTGTTGAAACATCAAAGTTCAACAATTCTTTCGTCCGGTTCTCCTCCACCGGGTGCCCCCCACCGAAAGGACCCTCCCATGGCCCAGCGCGAACTCGTCTGCCCCGAAGAGATGGCCCACCTCGTCGAGCGCTTCAACTACGCCCCCGCGGTCAAGGTCGGCCAGATGGTCTACGCCGCTGGTCAGGTGGGACGCGACTCCGAGATGAACGTCATCGACTCCTCGCTCGAGGACCACATCACCGCGGCGTGGGAGAACGTCGGCAAGGTGCTGGCCGCCGCCGGCTGCGGCTACGAGGACATCGTCGAGATGACCACCTTCCACGTCGACCTGCAGGAGCAGTTGCCCACGTTCCTCGCGGTCAAGGACAAGTTCATCCCGCGTCAGGACGTTCCCCCGGCCTGGACCGCGATCGGCATCACCGAGTTGACCTTCCCCGGCCAGCTCGTCGAGATCAAGGTGATCGCCTGCGTCCCTGACGCAGCCTGAGCACGACCCGAGCAGAACCAGGGCAGAACCAGGGCCCCTGGGACGACCATGCCGGTCGCCCCGGGGGCCCTGTCGTTCGCCTTCAGCCCGAGCCCCGACACGAGAGCCTCAGGGCCCAGACCTCACGGGTGCGCCGGGTTGTTGACCACCGGGATCTGGATCTGGATCTTGCGGAACTCACTCATGTACAGCAGGACGAACTGCCGCAGGATCTCGTCGAACGCCCAGGCCATCGCCGGCATGAACGGCAGCGGCAGGATGCCTTCACGGACCGCGACGAACGGCCGCCACGCCACCTTCAGGAGCGTGTCCCAGAGCGGCTGCCGGGTGAGCTTGAGCCAGGACGCGATCTGTTCACCGAGCATGTAGCGGGTCAGGGCCTCGAGCACGCCGCGGGTCAGCAGCGTGCCGTCGATCTGCTTGCCGAGGTCGAGGAGCGCGTCGGCGAGCTTGAGACCTTCAGGAGTGGGACGCAGGATCGGGTCGAAGACGATCTTGGCCTGCGCCTCCGCGGCGGCCCAGCTCTTGGGGATGTACTCCTCCCGGAGTCCGAGCATGTAGCCGCTGACCTGCCAGGAGTGCAGGAACCCTTCGGACTCCTTGGCCGGGATCGGCACCTTCCAGTCGTTGAGCATCCGCATGACGAGGGTGGGCAGGCTGTGCCAGGTGACGAGGAGGTCGGCCTGGGAGATCGGGACGTCCTCGGGGGCACGGCCGGTCCAGGTATGCGACTGCGGCAGCAGGTACCGGACACCGGCGTGGGCCAGGCGGGTCTTGACCGCGGTCACGATCATCTCGCCGCCGGGTTTGTAGGCGTTGAGTGAACCGATGTCGTAGCCGAACTTGGCGGTCTTGGAGATGCGGTCCTTCAGGTTGTAGCCGCCCTTGGAGTAGTAGACGGCGAGGGCTTCCTGGGGAATGACGGTGCTGACCATCCCGGAGACGAACCCGTACAGAACACCCAGGTAGAGGCCGCGCTTGGTGTTGAAGGTGACGGCGTCGGCGAGCTTCTTCTCGTCCGCCCACGACGGAAGTTTGCGGGCCTTCTCGAGGAAGGCGACGAGGTCGGCGGGGAGGCCGGCTGGCAGGGGGTCGCTGTTCTTGACCCACTTCTTGAGGAGGTCGTTGACGCGTGCGACCTCACCGCGTTCGAAGAGGGCACGGACGACGGTGTCGGCCTCGTCGTCCCAGACGTGCTTGGGGTCGG
Protein-coding regions in this window:
- a CDS encoding oxygenase MpaB family protein — protein: MEELSRRNLLRASGAAAAVGTVGMAAPTWAWSPAGSLAGANAGTAAQTDPKHVWDDEADTVVRALFERGEVARVNDLLKKWVKNSDPLPAGLPADLVAFLEKARKLPSWADEKKLADAVTFNTKRGLYLGVLYGFVSGMVSTVIPQEALAVYYSKGGYNLKDRISKTAKFGYDIGSLNAYKPGGEMIVTAVKTRLAHAGVRYLLPQSHTWTGRAPEDVPISQADLLVTWHSLPTLVMRMLNDWKVPIPAKESEGFLHSWQVSGYMLGLREEYIPKSWAAAEAQAKIVFDPILRPTPEGLKLADALLDLGKQIDGTLLTRGVLEALTRYMLGEQIASWLKLTRQPLWDTLLKVAWRPFVAVREGILPLPFMPAMAWAFDEILRQFVLLYMSEFRKIQIQIPVVNNPAHP
- a CDS encoding thiamine ABC transporter substrate-binding protein, whose amino-acid sequence is MTVRTHAHLRPTGRLAALTATLVAATLSVSGCSVLGGNDGDAPQENVVSLLTHESFELPDDVIAEFESTTGLELRVIAAGDAGSIATELALNPDNPRGDVVFGIDTTFASRVLDAGAFAAHGVTLPAGAEKYALAEGADRLVPVDEANVCVNVDTDWFTKQKIEPPKTLDDLLDPTYRDLLVVPGASTSSPGLSFLLATIAAQGDDWQEYWAGLLGNGAKVVDGWTEAYYTDFTAASEKGNRPIVVSYDSSPAFTLDGDRSTTAALLDTCFAQVEYAGVLRGAEHPENAKKLLDFLLSKDVQDVLPDSMYVFPVSDDATLPADWAKHAVQPDPEKVLAVSPAEIAENRETWLRAWNDVVTR
- a CDS encoding ABC transporter ATP-binding protein; this translates as MSADHPADDAAPTGVVPPEVALAVEHVNVAYDGADFVRDVSLTLPRGEVLAVLGPSGSGKSTLLRAVAGLEPVTAGRVTFDGDDLARVPTHRRGFALMFQDGQLFDHLDVAGNVGYALGLRRVPKAKVAARVTELLDLVGLAGYGSRRPAQLSGGERQRVALARALAVEPRLLLLDEPLSALDAALRESLADDLRRILRASGTTAVMVTHDHEEAFAVADRLAVLFDGHLEQEGPIAQVWAAPATPRAAAFLGYAHVLRDDAARTVAAAAGVALGPAGVLAVRRSALRLMEPGRPGAALEAQVTALASTPEQVRLRVEVDGAGSLDAVAPLDAGAVVGAQVRLRVDVNRVAVVG
- a CDS encoding RidA family protein gives rise to the protein MAQRELVCPEEMAHLVERFNYAPAVKVGQMVYAAGQVGRDSEMNVIDSSLEDHITAAWENVGKVLAAAGCGYEDIVEMTTFHVDLQEQLPTFLAVKDKFIPRQDVPPAWTAIGITELTFPGQLVEIKVIACVPDAA
- a CDS encoding ABC transporter permease; amino-acid sequence: MNAPLGWRRPLTFVVLAALPVAVLGIFFLLPVAGMVAQGFVVDGSFTLAPALDVLTRERTGRVLATTLGLAVAGTSFSLLLGLPAAYCLSRLDLPGRRALRSLLLVPFVLPTVVVGAAFRQLLGEGGPLGFLGVDGTLTAIVLGLAFFNASVVIRTVGAAWESLDPRPAEAAAALGATPLQVLRTVTWPSLRPSVVSAASVVFLFCATAFGIVLTLGGVRYSTVETEIYLLTTTLFDLPGAAALSVVQLLVVTVLLLVSAKARVPAARVQRRSVAPRRPSRRDLPALVVTALLLLLVLAPLFALLQGSLRVNTPEGYVWGLDNYRALAGSGPAAPTLAAPVLDALGTSLRTAVDATWMALLLGALVALVATRPSRTRGERRARAVLDGLFMLPLGVSAVTLGFGLLITLDEPPLDLRNSPLLVPLAQALVALPLVVRVLVPVLSGIDDRQRQAAASLGAGPLRTLATVDLPVVWKPLLAASGFAFATSLGEFGATSFLARGDDVTLPLVIFRLLGQPGASNYGTALAAAVVLAVVTATVMSLVERLRVPAQGAF